The DNA region GGCTTGTGGTGGGCATAGAGAACCGGCAGCAAGACGTTTTCCAGGGCGGTGGTGCGCGGCAGAAGGTTAAAGTGCTGGAAGACAAAACCGATGGAAGTGTTTCGTATTTCCGCCAGGGCGTCATCGGAAAGATGGTGAATGTCATGGCCGAAGAGATTATAATTGCCGTCGTCAAGCACATCCAGCAGGCCGAGAATATGCAGGAGGGTTGATTTTCCGGATCCGGAAGGGCCCATGATGGCCGTGAATTCGCCCTCGGCAATGGCCAGCGAAACGCCCTGCAGGGCGCGCACCGCCGTTTCCCCCCGGTCGTAAGTCTTGACGGCATTGCTGATTTTGATCATGGCAAAAGACGTTTTTTTGCCGCCCGCTTCGCAGGACGCGGAGGCGAGGAAGTGGTTTGTTCCTGCGTTACTTCGCGCCTTTCCGGCGTACGCGGGCGGCGAATTTTACTTGCGCAATTATCTTCGCCGGAACGGGCTAAACGGATTGACGTTGTCTTTTTTTGATTCCGGAAAACGGGTGGAAGCGACCAGCACGGAATCGCCCTCCTCCAGGCCGGAAATGATTTGAACTTTTTTGCCGTCGTTCATCCCGGTTTGGATTTTTGCATTGATTGTTTTGCCGCAGTTGGCCGGGTCGGCCCGCCAGACAATCGTCTCCTTGCCGCTGGAATAAACGGCGCCAGTCGGAAGAGTCAGCACGCCGTTGGTGGTTGCCGTTACGATAAGTATATTGGCGGTCATGCCGCTGCGCATGAAAGCGGGCGTGCTCTCCGGAAGAACGTCAACATAATACATGGTCACGTTATTGACGGTTGTGGCCTCGTAGGCGATGGCGTCCACAATCCCTTTGATTGTCTTGGCGGGATAGGCGTCCAGCGTCAGCTCCGCCGTCTGGCCGAGCCGGACGCGGCCGATATCGGTTTCATCAATCTGTGCCTGGATAATCAGCCGGTCGGACATGACAAACAATTTTTCGTTGGCGGCGACCGTTTGGCCGGGTTCCACGCTCCGGGCGATGATATCGCCGTCAATCGGCGCGACAATCGGCATGGGCTTGTACATTTGTTCCCAGCGGGAGACTTCCTCTTCGCCTTGTGAGCGCGCCGCGTCCAGCAGGACCGCCCGGTCGGTGGAGCTCATCAGGCC from Kiritimatiellia bacterium includes:
- a CDS encoding ATP-binding cassette domain-containing protein codes for the protein MIKISNAVKTYDRGETAVRALQGVSLAIAEGEFTAIMGPSGSGKSTLLHILGLLDVLDDGNYNLFGHDIHHLSDDALAEIRNTSIGFVFQHFNLLPRTTALENVLLPVLYAHHKP
- a CDS encoding efflux RND transporter periplasmic adaptor subunit; the encoded protein is MKRIKNQKIKKIFPAIAVVAALAATLVFLRHNLRRADKADYTPVKVERGDLKVTVATTGVIKPQNRVEVKPPLAGRIEEVLVDEGAAVRKGQILGLMSSTDRAVLLDAARSQGEEEVSRWEQMYKPMPIVAPIDGDIIARSVEPGQTVAANEKLFVMSDRLIIQAQIDETDIGRVRLGQTAELTLDAYPAKTIKGIVDAIAYEATTVNNVTMYYVDVLPESTPAFMRSGMTANILIVTATTNGVLTLPTGAVYSSGKETIVWRADPANCGKTINAKIQTGMNDGKKVQIISGLEEGDSVLVASTRFPESKKDNVNPFSPFRRR